Proteins encoded by one window of Nocardia goodfellowii:
- a CDS encoding DMT family transporter gives MTLLLLALAIVSEITATISLKLSEGFSKLVPSIIVVIGYCAAFFFLSQALKRGMSIGIAYGIWSAIGVAAVATIGALFLDERLTLIQIGGIGLVILGVLALELGGAH, from the coding sequence ATGACCCTGCTGTTGCTGGCGCTGGCCATCGTGTCCGAGATCACCGCGACCATCTCGCTGAAGCTGTCCGAGGGCTTCAGCAAGCTGGTGCCGTCGATCATTGTGGTGATCGGCTACTGCGCGGCGTTCTTCTTCCTGTCCCAAGCCTTGAAGCGCGGGATGAGTATCGGGATCGCCTACGGCATCTGGTCGGCTATCGGAGTCGCGGCGGTCGCCACGATCGGCGCGCTGTTCCTGGACGAACGGCTGACGCTGATTCAGATCGGCGGGATCGGCCTGGTCATCCTCGGCGTGCTGGCGCTGGAACTCGGTGGCGCGCACTGA
- a CDS encoding ATP-binding cassette domain-containing protein: protein MTSEEPPPQAGGDAVVLAATGLVKRYGGVAALRGANFQVRAGEVVALIGDNGAGKSTLVKCLSGAEQPDGGTIVLDGAPVVLNTPTAARELGIETVYQDLAVAPDLDPAANLFLGRELLRRGLPGKLGMLDKAAMRSQAVEHFRRLGVTLQRADVPIGSLSGGQRQSVAVARAVMWASKVVFMDEPTAALGVVQRERVLDVIRRIRDEGIAVVLISHNMPEVLAVADRIEVLRLGKRVARFTAAEATLEQLVAAMTGALSQEEAP from the coding sequence ATGACGTCGGAGGAACCGCCGCCGCAAGCCGGTGGTGATGCTGTCGTGCTGGCGGCCACGGGGCTGGTCAAGCGGTACGGCGGCGTCGCGGCGTTGCGGGGAGCCAACTTTCAGGTGCGGGCCGGTGAGGTCGTCGCGCTGATCGGGGACAACGGCGCCGGGAAATCGACTCTGGTGAAATGCCTTTCGGGCGCCGAGCAACCCGATGGCGGCACCATTGTGCTCGACGGTGCGCCGGTGGTGTTGAATACGCCGACCGCCGCGCGCGAACTCGGCATCGAAACCGTCTATCAGGATCTCGCGGTCGCTCCCGATCTGGATCCGGCGGCCAACCTGTTCCTCGGGCGCGAGTTGCTGCGCCGGGGGCTACCCGGCAAGCTCGGCATGCTCGACAAGGCGGCGATGAGAAGCCAAGCGGTGGAGCATTTCCGGCGTCTCGGAGTCACCTTGCAGCGGGCCGATGTGCCGATCGGATCACTCTCGGGCGGGCAACGGCAGAGCGTCGCGGTGGCCCGGGCCGTGATGTGGGCCAGCAAGGTCGTGTTCATGGACGAACCGACCGCCGCGCTCGGCGTCGTGCAGCGCGAACGAGTGCTCGATGTCATCCGCCGGATCCGTGACGAAGGCATCGCCGTGGTGCTGATCAGCCACAACATGCCGGAGGTGCTGGCCGTGGCCGACCGGATCGAAGTGCTGCGGCTCGGCAAGCGCGTGGCCCGATTCACCGCCGCCGAAGCCACATTGGAGCAGTTGGTCGCCGCCATGACGGGCGCGCTGTCGCAGGAGGAGGCGCCGTGA